In a single window of the Falco rusticolus isolate bFalRus1 chromosome 13, bFalRus1.pri, whole genome shotgun sequence genome:
- the HES1 gene encoding transcription factor HES-1 — protein MPADLMEKSSASPVAATPASVNATPDKPKTAAEHRKSSKPIMEKRRRARINESLGQLKTLILDALKKDSSRHSKLEKADILEMTVKHLRSLQRAQMTAALSTDPTVLGKYRAGFSECMNEVTRFLSTCEGVNTEVRTRLLGHLASCMTQINAMNYPAPPPPPPLPPAAAFGPPLVPPGSGAGPLPGMPCKPGADTAKVYGGFQLLPASDGQFAFLIPSTAFAPGGAVLPLYGGPPTAATAASPPGPPPSTADSVWRPW, from the exons ATGCCGGCCGACCTGATGGAGAAGAGCAGCGCCTCGCCGGTGGCCGCCACCCCCGCCAGCGTCAACGCGACGCCCGACAAGCCGAAGACGGCGGCGGAGCACCGGAAG TCCTCCAAGCCCATCATGGAGaagcggcggcgggcgcgcaTCAACGAGAGCCTGGGGCAGCTGAAGACTCTCATCCTGGACGCGCTGAAGAAGGAT AGCTCGCGGCATTCCAAGCTGGAGAAGGCCGACATCCTGGAGATGACCGTCAAGCACCTGCGGAGTCTCCAGCGAGCCCAGATGACCG CTGCACTGAGCACAGACCCCACGGTGCTGGGCAAGTACCGCGCCGGCTTCAGTGAGTGCATGAACGAGGTGACTCGGTTCCTCTCCACCTGCGAGGGTGTCAACACTGAGGTGCGCACCCGGCTCCTGGGCCACCTAGCCAGCTGCATGACCCAGATCAACGCCATGAACTACCCTGCACCACCCCCGCCACCCCCGCTGCCACCAGCCGCAGCCTTTGGGCCACCCCTGGTGCCACCGGGCAGCGGTGCGGGGCCGCTCCCAGGCATGCCCTGCAAGCCAGGCGCTGACACAGCCAAGGTGTATGGtggcttccagctgctgccagcctctgATGGGCAATTCGCCTTCCTCATCCCCAGCACCGCCTTTGCTCCGGGCGGTGCTGTGCTGCCCCTGTATGGCGGCCCACCCACGGCTGCCACTGCCGCCTCACCGCCTGGCCCGCCACCCAGCACAGCCGACTCGGTCTGGAGACCCTGGTGA